The Amycolatopsis mongoliensis genome includes a window with the following:
- a CDS encoding MBL fold metallo-hydrolase encodes MNIVETYTGHVDPGGDATRRTLDALTITKLSVGPMDNNTYLLVCRESNEALLIDAANDPERISDLIGHGPDRPALRTVVTTHQHQDHWQALGAVAGANGANTAAHPLDASPLPVPPDFLVEDGDTLSVGQVTLSVIHLRGHTPGSIALLYRDPSGHPHLFTGDSLFPGGVGRTTSPEDFAQLLDDVEARIFDELPDDTWFYPGHGDDSTLGAERPKLKEWRERGW; translated from the coding sequence GTGAACATCGTGGAGACCTACACCGGGCACGTCGACCCGGGCGGCGACGCCACCCGGCGGACCCTGGACGCGCTGACCATCACCAAGCTGTCCGTCGGCCCGATGGACAACAACACGTACCTGCTGGTGTGCCGGGAGTCGAACGAGGCGCTGCTGATCGACGCGGCGAACGACCCCGAGCGCATTTCGGACCTGATCGGCCACGGCCCGGACCGCCCGGCGCTGCGCACGGTGGTGACCACCCACCAGCACCAGGACCACTGGCAGGCGCTCGGCGCGGTCGCGGGGGCGAACGGGGCCAACACGGCGGCCCACCCCCTGGACGCCTCGCCGTTGCCGGTGCCGCCGGACTTCCTCGTCGAGGACGGGGACACGCTGTCGGTGGGGCAGGTCACGCTGTCGGTGATCCACCTGAGGGGGCACACGCCCGGGTCGATCGCACTCCTGTACCGCGACCCGTCGGGGCATCCGCACCTGTTCACCGGGGATTCGCTGTTCCCGGGCGGAGTGGGGCGGACCACGTCGCCCGAGGACTTCGCGCAGCTCCTGGACGACGTCGAGGCGCGGATCTTCGACGAGCTGCCGGACGACACGTGGTTCTACCCGGGCCACGGGGACGACTCCACGCTGGGCGCGGAGCGGCCGAAGCTGAAGGAGTGGCGCGAGCGCGGCTGGTGA
- a CDS encoding Crp/Fnr family transcriptional regulator has protein sequence MSGHDDTGEGALLAYLADTDREYLLARGTRRRFRANDVVLMEGDPSDHVHVLVAGWVRVSTIVEDGREVLFGLRGPGEVLGDLAAVTGRPRSASVRAIEPCTVYQLTGAEFVDVLHTRPEIAIATIKTVAARLRNAESARVDSAAFDVSRRVAVVLVRLAEEHGRRVPEGVLIEGAMSQEDIASQIGAARRTVARALHVLRERGIVETGRRRILIREPRVLRAFARSEPNGTQRP, from the coding sequence ATGAGCGGGCACGACGACACGGGCGAGGGCGCGCTCCTGGCCTATCTCGCCGACACCGATCGCGAGTACCTGCTCGCCCGCGGCACCCGCCGGCGGTTTCGCGCGAACGACGTCGTGCTCATGGAGGGCGACCCGTCCGACCACGTCCACGTGCTGGTCGCCGGCTGGGTGCGCGTCTCCACGATCGTCGAGGACGGCCGCGAGGTGCTCTTCGGCCTGCGCGGCCCCGGCGAGGTGCTCGGCGATCTCGCCGCCGTGACCGGGCGGCCGCGGTCGGCGTCGGTGCGCGCGATCGAACCCTGCACCGTCTACCAGCTGACCGGCGCGGAGTTCGTCGACGTCCTGCACACCCGGCCCGAGATCGCCATCGCGACGATCAAGACGGTCGCGGCCCGGCTCCGCAACGCGGAGTCGGCCCGGGTCGACTCCGCGGCCTTCGACGTCAGCCGCCGGGTCGCGGTGGTCCTGGTCCGGCTGGCGGAGGAGCACGGCCGGCGCGTTCCGGAAGGCGTGCTCATCGAGGGCGCGATGTCGCAGGAGGACATCGCGTCGCAGATCGGAGCGGCCCGGCGTACCGTCGCCCGGGCGTTGCACGTCCTGCGGGAGCGGGGGATCGTCGAGACCGGCCGCCGCCGGATCCTCATCCGCGAGCCGCGGGTCCTGCGCGCCTTCGCCCGCTCTGAGCCAAACGGCACACAACGCCCGTGA
- a CDS encoding anti-sigma factor family protein: MNSVDESHTQLGAYALGALDPGEAADFERRHLQTCAQCRFDLNELVALRESLDEVPPEAFLDGPPEGGDLLLQKTLRRVREEETAAPVRSGRSSRRGLALVAAAVLVVAALGGGILVGRQTAPDTGIAAPVAPPDSPPGTKSVEGRDPTTGVQLAASVAPFQGWVRVNVAVKGVKAGEQCLLQVVTKEGQAVTAGSWKVSEKWESQGFSLDGSALVAPDDVKSVDIVTVDGRKLVSAQV; the protein is encoded by the coding sequence ATGAACTCGGTCGACGAGAGTCACACGCAGCTCGGCGCGTACGCCCTCGGCGCGCTCGATCCCGGGGAGGCGGCCGACTTCGAGCGGCGGCACCTGCAGACCTGCGCGCAGTGCCGGTTCGACCTGAACGAGCTCGTCGCCCTGCGCGAGTCGCTCGACGAGGTACCGCCCGAGGCGTTCCTCGACGGGCCGCCCGAAGGCGGGGACCTGCTGCTGCAGAAGACCCTGCGGCGGGTGCGCGAAGAGGAGACGGCGGCGCCGGTCCGCTCGGGCCGTTCGTCACGCCGGGGCCTGGCCCTGGTCGCGGCGGCGGTGCTGGTGGTGGCCGCGCTCGGCGGCGGGATCCTGGTGGGCCGGCAGACGGCGCCGGACACCGGCATCGCCGCTCCGGTTGCTCCGCCGGACTCGCCTCCGGGCACGAAGAGCGTCGAAGGCCGTGATCCGACCACGGGCGTGCAACTGGCCGCGTCGGTGGCGCCGTTCCAGGGCTGGGTCCGGGTGAATGTCGCCGTGAAGGGCGTCAAGGCCGGGGAACAGTGCCTGCTGCAGGTCGTCACGAAGGAAGGCCAGGCGGTCACCGCCGGCAGCTGGAAAGTGTCGGAGAAATGGGAGAGCCAGGGCTTCTCGCTCGACGGGTCCGCGCTGGTGGCACCCGACGACGTCAAGTCGGTCGACATCGTCACGGTGGACGGCCGGAAGCTGGTCTCGGCCCAGGTGTGA
- a CDS encoding sigma-70 family RNA polymerase sigma factor: MAIGGRRPKKAKGEDLIRQLYAEHGRSLLAYATRLTGDRAAAEDVVQETLVRAWKHADDLQNDGKGSVRGWLLTVARNLVTDRARARAARPQEVAEPAEGVPTPAVERDHAQSVVDSMTVLGAMDGLSNEHREVLVEIYYRGRTVAEAARTLGVAPGTVKSRSYYALRALRAAMISSGTEVAR; encoded by the coding sequence GTGGCGATCGGAGGCAGGCGGCCTAAGAAGGCCAAAGGCGAAGACCTGATTCGGCAGTTGTACGCCGAACACGGCCGGAGCCTGCTGGCCTACGCGACGAGGCTGACCGGTGATCGGGCGGCAGCCGAGGACGTGGTCCAGGAGACGTTGGTCCGCGCGTGGAAACACGCCGACGACCTGCAAAACGACGGGAAGGGCTCGGTGCGCGGCTGGTTGCTGACCGTCGCGCGCAACCTGGTCACCGACCGGGCACGTGCCCGGGCGGCCCGGCCACAGGAGGTGGCCGAACCGGCCGAAGGAGTGCCGACACCGGCCGTCGAGCGCGATCACGCCCAGAGCGTGGTCGACTCGATGACGGTGCTCGGCGCGATGGACGGCCTTTCTAACGAGCACCGAGAGGTCCTGGTGGAGATCTACTACCGGGGACGGACGGTGGCCGAAGCGGCGAGAACACTGGGCGTCGCACCGGGTACCGTGAAATCAAGGTCGTATTACGCACTGAGAGCACTGAGAGCAGCGATGATTTCGAGCGGAACGGAGGTGGCGCGATGA
- a CDS encoding COG4315 family predicted lipoprotein, whose product MASGTQGPEHGQPGHVMLAATAVAGVGAVVTDAAGKTLYRFDKDMSTPPTSNCDAQCATTWPPALAGEAPPMLQGIQQSQVGTLARPDGSKQLTLNGWALYEFSGDKAPGQMNGQGANGTWFAIAPDGSKVTAGGQAQPAAGGSGY is encoded by the coding sequence ATGGCTTCCGGAACCCAGGGTCCCGAGCACGGGCAGCCCGGGCACGTGATGCTGGCCGCCACCGCGGTCGCGGGGGTCGGGGCGGTCGTCACCGACGCGGCGGGCAAGACGCTCTACCGGTTCGACAAGGACATGTCGACGCCGCCGACGTCCAACTGCGACGCCCAGTGCGCGACGACGTGGCCGCCGGCGCTGGCCGGGGAGGCCCCGCCGATGCTCCAGGGCATCCAGCAGAGCCAGGTCGGCACGCTGGCGCGCCCGGACGGCAGCAAGCAGCTCACGCTCAACGGCTGGGCGCTGTACGAGTTCTCGGGCGACAAGGCACCGGGGCAGATGAACGGCCAGGGCGCCAACGGCACCTGGTTCGCCATCGCGCCGGACGGCAGCAAGGTCACCGCGGGCGGTCAGGCCCAGCCCGCGGCCGGTGGCTCCGGCTACTGA
- a CDS encoding acyltransferase family protein, which translates to MPTSPTPRRISWDLLRVVAVFAVILGHVTHQGALLHPELTGYPFRVTAQFGAAILLVISAFFVCASLRKGNPRRWLWNRVARLVPAYFVAVVVTYVVTRYAAISFSGLPYPPGVTGFLFGVPQGPPANPAPWYIPTGLDLVANLGMVQEWGVRSETFYYLDGSYWTLPVQLMAFTGAALLWPRSWRTHRLTVALLWALILVPLLLRFAVFDPETARPVVDSVYYGLGLHRLHVFAIGIALWLWSKKRLAHWHAALFVLAAVAAQDLQVFPLHRALPQDAARWPSTIGFAVLLLLVCLAARGPDWRFPGLARIAPAVTWLAGISYGLYLVHQELGYILARALLDAGLPGWLRLPVVVGAAVLGGWAVTAGVERPVHRWLTTRRKPEEPQVKDAEPVSVGGGS; encoded by the coding sequence GTGCCCACCTCCCCGACGCCGCGCCGGATCAGTTGGGACCTGCTCCGCGTCGTCGCCGTCTTCGCGGTCATCCTGGGGCACGTCACCCACCAGGGCGCGCTGCTGCACCCCGAGCTCACGGGGTACCCCTTCCGGGTGACAGCGCAGTTCGGGGCCGCGATCCTGCTGGTGATCTCCGCCTTCTTCGTTTGCGCGAGCCTGCGCAAGGGCAATCCGCGCCGGTGGCTGTGGAACCGCGTAGCGCGCCTCGTGCCCGCCTACTTCGTCGCCGTCGTGGTGACCTACGTCGTCACGCGGTACGCCGCCATCTCCTTCAGCGGCCTGCCCTACCCGCCCGGCGTCACCGGGTTCCTCTTCGGCGTGCCGCAGGGACCGCCGGCGAACCCCGCGCCCTGGTACATCCCGACCGGGCTCGACCTGGTCGCCAACCTCGGCATGGTGCAGGAGTGGGGGGTGCGCTCGGAGACGTTCTACTACCTGGACGGCTCCTACTGGACGCTGCCGGTGCAGCTGATGGCCTTCACCGGCGCGGCTCTGCTGTGGCCGCGGTCGTGGCGCACCCACCGGCTGACCGTCGCCCTGCTCTGGGCGCTGATCCTCGTCCCGCTCCTGCTCCGCTTCGCCGTCTTCGACCCGGAGACGGCGCGCCCGGTCGTCGACAGCGTCTACTACGGGCTGGGGCTGCACCGCCTGCACGTGTTCGCCATCGGCATCGCGCTCTGGCTGTGGTCGAAGAAGCGGCTCGCGCACTGGCACGCCGCGCTGTTCGTCCTCGCCGCCGTCGCCGCGCAGGACCTGCAGGTGTTCCCGCTGCACCGGGCGCTGCCGCAGGACGCCGCGCGCTGGCCGTCCACGATCGGGTTCGCCGTGCTCCTGCTGCTGGTCTGCCTGGCCGCCCGCGGCCCGGACTGGCGGTTCCCCGGACTGGCGAGGATCGCCCCGGCCGTCACCTGGCTCGCGGGCATCTCGTATGGTCTTTATCTGGTGCACCAGGAACTGGGCTACATCCTGGCCCGCGCTCTGCTCGACGCCGGCCTGCCCGGCTGGCTGCGGCTCCCCGTGGTCGTCGGCGCCGCCGTACTGGGCGGCTGGGCGGTCACCGCGGGGGTCGAACGGCCGGTCCACCGGTGGCTCACCACCCGCCGCAAGCCGGAAGAACCGCAGGTCAAGGACGCGGAGCCAGTTTCTGTCGGTGGTGGCTCGTAG
- the uvrA gene encoding excinuclease ABC subunit UvrA, producing MADRLVVRGAREHNLRGVDLDLPRDSLIVFTGLSGSGKSSLAFDTIFAEGQRRYVESLSAYARQFLGQMDKPDVDFIEGLSPAVSIDQKSTSRNPRSTVGTITEVYDYLRLLYARAGKAHCPKCGEPISKQTPQQIVDQVLEMDEGVRFQVLAPVVRGRKGEYVDLFENLQQQGYARVVVDGTVHALTDPPKLKKQEKHQIGVVIDRLSVKSSSRQRLTDSVETALRLADGLIELEFVDLPENDPHRIRGFSENLACPNGHPLAIEDLEPRSFSFNSPYGACPECTGIGIRKEVDPELVVPDDELSLAEGAIAPWSGGQSADYFIRLLESLSETIGFRMDTPWRRLPARAQKAVLHGVDDQVHVRYKNRYGRQRSYYASFEGVIPFLERRQEQTESEYMRERYEGYMREVPCPACQGTRLKPEILAVTLAHKTRGDMSIAEVCALSIAEASQFLDELELGQRESMIAGAVLKEIQARLRFLLDVGLTYLSLDRASATLSGGEAQRIRLATQIGSGLVGVLYVLDEPSIGLHQRDNHRLIETLTRLRNLGNTLIVVEHDEDTIRSSDWVVDIGPGAGEHGGHIVHSGPYKKLLKSKESLTGQYLSGRRKIEVPAIRRPIDKKRQLTVVGAREHNLRGLDVSFPLGALVSVTGVSGSGKSTLVNDILATVLANKLNGARQVPGRHTRVNGLNNVDKLVRVDQSPIGRTPRSNPATYTGVWDHVRKLFAATTEAKVRGYQQGRFSFNVKGGRCEACAGDGTIKIEMNFLPDVYVPCEVCKGARYNRETLEVHYKGKTVSDVLDMPIEEAAEFFEPIKAIHRHLQTLVDVGLGYVRLGQPAPTLSGGEAQRVKLASELQKRSTGKTVYILDEPTTGLHFEDINKLIGVINGLVDKGNSVIVIEHNLDVIKTSDWIIDMGPEGGSGGGTVIAEGTPEHVAGVEASYTGQFLRTVLTPE from the coding sequence GTGGCTGATCGCCTCGTTGTTCGCGGTGCCCGCGAGCACAACCTCCGCGGCGTGGATCTCGACCTGCCCCGCGACAGCCTGATCGTGTTCACCGGTCTGTCCGGGTCCGGGAAGTCGAGCCTCGCCTTCGACACCATCTTCGCCGAAGGGCAGCGCCGCTACGTCGAGTCGCTCTCGGCGTACGCCCGCCAGTTCCTGGGGCAGATGGACAAGCCGGACGTCGACTTCATCGAGGGCCTCTCGCCCGCGGTGTCGATCGACCAGAAGTCCACCTCGCGCAACCCGCGCTCGACCGTGGGCACGATCACCGAGGTCTACGACTACCTGCGCCTGCTCTACGCGCGCGCCGGCAAGGCGCACTGCCCCAAGTGCGGCGAGCCGATCAGCAAGCAGACCCCGCAGCAGATCGTCGACCAGGTGCTGGAAATGGACGAAGGCGTCCGCTTCCAGGTGCTCGCGCCGGTGGTGCGCGGGCGCAAGGGCGAGTACGTCGACCTGTTCGAGAACCTGCAGCAACAGGGCTACGCGCGCGTGGTCGTCGACGGCACGGTCCACGCGCTCACCGACCCGCCGAAGCTGAAGAAGCAGGAAAAGCACCAGATCGGCGTGGTCATCGACCGGCTGAGCGTGAAGTCGAGCTCGCGCCAGCGGCTCACCGACTCGGTCGAGACGGCGCTGCGGCTGGCCGACGGGCTGATCGAGCTCGAGTTCGTCGACCTGCCCGAGAACGACCCGCACCGGATCCGCGGCTTCTCCGAGAACCTGGCCTGCCCCAACGGCCACCCCCTCGCCATCGAGGACCTCGAGCCCCGCTCGTTCTCCTTCAACTCGCCCTACGGCGCCTGCCCCGAGTGCACCGGCATCGGCATCCGCAAGGAGGTCGACCCGGAGCTGGTGGTCCCGGACGACGAGCTGTCGCTGGCCGAGGGCGCGATCGCGCCGTGGTCGGGCGGGCAGAGCGCGGACTACTTCATCCGGCTGCTGGAGTCGCTGTCGGAGACCATCGGCTTCCGGATGGACACGCCGTGGCGCCGGCTGCCCGCGCGCGCCCAGAAGGCCGTCCTGCACGGCGTCGACGACCAGGTGCACGTCCGCTACAAGAACCGCTACGGCCGCCAGCGCTCGTACTACGCGAGCTTCGAGGGCGTCATCCCGTTCCTCGAGCGGCGGCAGGAGCAGACCGAGTCCGAGTACATGCGCGAGCGGTACGAGGGCTACATGCGCGAGGTGCCGTGCCCGGCCTGCCAGGGCACCCGGCTCAAGCCGGAGATCCTCGCCGTCACGCTGGCGCACAAGACCCGTGGTGACATGTCGATCGCCGAGGTCTGCGCGCTGTCCATCGCGGAGGCTTCGCAGTTCCTCGACGAGCTGGAGCTCGGGCAGCGCGAGTCGATGATCGCCGGCGCGGTGCTCAAGGAGATCCAGGCGCGGCTGCGCTTCCTGCTCGACGTCGGCCTGACGTACCTCTCGCTCGACCGCGCGTCGGCGACGCTGTCGGGTGGCGAGGCCCAACGCATCCGGCTCGCGACGCAGATCGGCTCCGGTCTGGTCGGCGTGCTGTACGTGCTCGACGAGCCGTCGATCGGCCTGCACCAGCGCGACAACCACCGCCTGATCGAGACGCTGACCCGGCTGCGGAACCTGGGCAACACGCTGATCGTCGTCGAGCACGACGAAGACACGATCCGCTCGAGCGACTGGGTGGTCGACATCGGCCCGGGCGCGGGCGAGCACGGCGGCCACATCGTCCACAGTGGACCGTACAAGAAGCTGTTGAAGAGCAAGGAGTCCCTGACCGGCCAGTACCTGTCCGGGCGGCGGAAGATCGAGGTTCCGGCGATCCGGCGGCCGATCGACAAGAAGCGGCAGCTGACCGTGGTCGGCGCGCGCGAGCACAACCTGCGCGGCCTGGACGTCTCGTTCCCGCTCGGCGCCCTGGTGTCGGTCACCGGCGTCTCCGGCTCGGGCAAGTCCACGCTGGTGAACGACATCCTGGCGACGGTGCTGGCGAACAAGCTCAACGGCGCCCGCCAGGTGCCGGGCCGCCACACCCGGGTCAACGGCCTGAACAACGTCGACAAGCTGGTGCGCGTCGACCAGTCGCCGATCGGGCGGACCCCGCGCTCCAACCCGGCCACCTACACCGGCGTCTGGGACCACGTGCGGAAGCTGTTCGCCGCGACGACCGAGGCGAAGGTCCGCGGCTACCAGCAGGGCCGGTTCTCGTTCAACGTCAAGGGCGGCCGCTGCGAGGCGTGCGCCGGCGACGGCACGATCAAGATCGAGATGAACTTCCTGCCGGACGTCTACGTCCCCTGCGAGGTCTGCAAGGGCGCGCGGTACAACCGGGAAACCCTCGAGGTGCACTACAAGGGCAAGACCGTCTCGGACGTGCTCGACATGCCCATCGAGGAGGCGGCGGAGTTCTTCGAGCCGATCAAGGCCATCCACCGCCACCTGCAGACGCTGGTGGACGTCGGCCTCGGCTACGTCCGGCTCGGCCAGCCCGCGCCGACGCTGTCGGGCGGTGAGGCGCAGCGCGTCAAGCTGGCCAGCGAGCTGCAGAAGCGGTCCACCGGCAAGACGGTCTACATCCTCGACGAGCCGACCACCGGCCTGCACTTCGAGGACATCAACAAGCTGATCGGCGTGATCAACGGGCTGGTCGACAAGGGCAACTCGGTGATCGTGATCGAGCACAACCTCGACGTGATCAAGACCTCCGACTGGATCATCGACATGGGCCCGGAGGGCGGGTCCGGCGGTGGCACGGTGATCGCGGAGGGCACGCCCGAGCACGTGGCCGGTGTCGAGGCGAGCTACACGGGTCAGTTCCTGCGCACCGTCCTCACGCCCGAGTAA
- a CDS encoding DUF1684 domain-containing protein gives MSTFTSEWQDWKTRREEDLAAPHGWLALVSLDWLTDTPREYPGIPGRWWQDADAAYVDPAGATLVHEGAPITETRRFELVNSGAGTRVLAGDVEIEVARRSGYLIRVHDPKAEVLREFHGVPAYEPSPSWVVPGRFEPFDSPRPTTVGAVVEGLSHVYTAPGLVHFSFGGESHTLTAFNGKDGGLSILFTDETSGVTTYAANRSLPVGAPASDGSVTLDFNRAVNLPCAFTDFATCPLPPAGNHLPFPVEAGEKIPYERG, from the coding sequence ATGAGCACGTTCACGAGCGAGTGGCAGGACTGGAAGACGCGCCGTGAGGAGGACCTCGCGGCACCCCACGGCTGGCTGGCGCTGGTGTCGCTCGACTGGCTGACGGACACCCCGCGGGAGTACCCGGGCATCCCCGGCCGCTGGTGGCAGGACGCCGACGCGGCGTACGTCGACCCGGCGGGCGCGACACTCGTGCACGAGGGCGCCCCGATCACCGAGACCCGCCGGTTCGAGCTGGTCAACAGCGGCGCGGGCACGCGCGTGCTGGCCGGCGACGTCGAGATCGAGGTCGCCCGCCGTTCGGGGTACCTGATCCGCGTGCACGACCCGAAGGCCGAGGTGCTGCGCGAGTTCCACGGCGTCCCGGCGTACGAGCCGTCGCCGTCCTGGGTGGTGCCGGGCCGCTTCGAGCCGTTCGACTCACCGCGGCCCACGACGGTCGGTGCCGTCGTGGAGGGCCTCAGCCACGTCTACACGGCGCCGGGTCTGGTGCACTTCTCCTTCGGCGGAGAGTCGCACACGCTGACCGCGTTCAACGGCAAGGACGGCGGGTTGAGCATCCTGTTCACGGATGAGACGAGCGGGGTGACGACGTACGCGGCGAACCGCTCGCTGCCGGTCGGTGCGCCTGCGTCCGACGGTTCGGTGACGCTGGACTTCAACCGGGCGGTCAACCTGCCGTGCGCGTTCACCGACTTCGCGACGTGCCCGCTGCCGCCGGCGGGCAACCACCTGCCGTTCCCGGTCGAGGCGGGGGAGAAGATCCCGTACGAGCGCGGGTGA
- a CDS encoding fibronectin type III domain-containing protein — protein MSVKPLVFVALLAVGCSTPAPLPPPFTASLTSPTDVVLHWPDDADGHRVEYANDPAGPWTTLRFLPPHTTSYHHPDLIPETPFYYREQPFTGPVSAETTAGAPAAADATGLHAVASGDSVTFTWADRSADEAGFLLEIRRPGATAFDPVEVTDPDATTCALSLLPGEAGATYRLRALHYGPLSPVVHQTTGKER, from the coding sequence GTGTCCGTGAAACCCCTCGTCTTCGTGGCGCTGCTGGCCGTGGGCTGCTCCACCCCGGCTCCCCTGCCGCCGCCGTTCACGGCTTCGCTGACGTCGCCCACCGACGTCGTGCTGCACTGGCCGGACGACGCCGACGGGCACCGCGTCGAGTACGCGAACGACCCCGCCGGGCCGTGGACGACGCTGCGGTTCCTGCCCCCGCACACGACGAGTTACCACCACCCGGACCTGATCCCGGAGACGCCGTTCTACTACCGGGAGCAGCCGTTCACCGGCCCGGTGTCGGCGGAGACGACCGCGGGCGCGCCGGCGGCCGCGGACGCGACGGGGCTGCACGCGGTGGCGTCGGGCGACTCGGTGACGTTCACGTGGGCCGACCGCTCGGCGGACGAAGCCGGCTTCCTGCTGGAGATCCGGCGGCCGGGCGCGACGGCGTTCGACCCGGTCGAGGTGACCGACCCGGACGCGACGACGTGCGCGCTGTCACTGCTGCCCGGCGAGGCGGGGGCCACCTACCGCCTCCGGGCGCTGCACTACGGCCCGCTCTCCCCGGTGGTCCACCAGACCACCGGGAAGGAGCGGTGA
- a CDS encoding YchJ family protein: MPPASCPCGLAESYTACCGRFHEGGLAAPTAELLMRSRYSAFAVGDTPYLLRTWHPDTRPRRLSLDPRQEWTRLEILARTGGGLLHTEGTVEFRAHYRHHGRDGFLEENSRFRRDGGHWVYLDAEA, encoded by the coding sequence GTGCCTCCCGCTTCGTGCCCGTGCGGCCTCGCCGAGTCCTACACCGCCTGCTGCGGCCGGTTCCACGAAGGCGGCCTCGCGGCACCGACCGCCGAACTGCTGATGCGCTCGCGGTACAGCGCCTTCGCCGTCGGGGACACCCCCTACCTGCTGCGCACCTGGCACCCGGACACCCGGCCACGCCGGCTGAGCCTGGACCCGCGTCAGGAATGGACGCGGCTGGAGATCCTCGCCCGCACCGGCGGCGGCCTGCTGCACACCGAGGGCACGGTCGAGTTCCGCGCGCACTACCGCCACCACGGCCGCGACGGCTTCCTCGAGGAGAACAGCCGCTTCCGCCGTGACGGCGGCCACTGGGTCTACCTCGACGCGGAAGCCTGA
- a CDS encoding SRPBCC family protein: MTGARYRFSSTWLLPGTAPERVFGVVTDLAGYPRWWSDVRTVRRVDDDTAELICRSRLPFRLVVRMHRDHQDERAGLMRVRLSGDLDGVLAGAVRAAGAGTLLEITQDVQARKELLRRLDAVARPLFRANHALMMRRGHRGLSAYLA, from the coding sequence GTGACGGGCGCACGCTACCGGTTCAGCAGCACGTGGCTGCTGCCCGGTACCGCGCCCGAGCGGGTGTTCGGCGTGGTCACCGACCTCGCCGGCTACCCGCGGTGGTGGTCGGACGTCCGCACGGTGCGCCGGGTGGACGACGACACCGCCGAGCTGATCTGCCGGTCCCGGCTCCCGTTCCGCCTGGTGGTCCGGATGCACCGGGACCACCAGGACGAGCGAGCGGGTCTGATGCGGGTCCGGTTGAGCGGCGACCTGGACGGGGTGCTGGCCGGAGCGGTCCGCGCGGCGGGCGCGGGCACGCTCCTGGAGATCACCCAGGACGTCCAGGCTCGCAAGGAGCTGCTGCGGCGGCTCGACGCGGTGGCCCGGCCGCTCTTCCGCGCGAACCACGCGCTGATGATGCGGCGGGGCCACCGTGGCCTGTCGGCCTACCTGGCGTGA
- the rnhA gene encoding ribonuclease HI produces MDVEIYTDGACSGNPGPGGWGAVLRYGRHERELYGGEATPTTNNRMELTAPIRALESLTRPSQVRVYTDSTYVRNGITQWLPRWKSNGWLTAAREPVKNADLWQRLDAAVGEHEVEWLWVKGHAGHPENERADRLAVRGAQEAREIGKPVNAG; encoded by the coding sequence GTGGACGTGGAGATCTACACCGACGGCGCGTGCAGCGGGAACCCGGGACCGGGCGGCTGGGGCGCGGTCCTCCGGTACGGGCGGCACGAGCGCGAGCTCTACGGCGGCGAAGCCACCCCGACGACGAACAACCGGATGGAGCTGACGGCGCCGATCCGGGCGCTGGAGAGCCTGACCCGGCCGTCGCAGGTCCGCGTATACACCGACAGCACGTACGTGCGCAACGGGATCACGCAGTGGCTGCCGCGCTGGAAGAGCAACGGCTGGCTGACGGCGGCGCGCGAACCGGTGAAGAACGCGGACCTGTGGCAGCGCCTGGACGCCGCGGTCGGCGAGCACGAGGTCGAGTGGCTGTGGGTCAAGGGCCACGCGGGGCACCCGGAGAACGAGCGCGCGGACCGGCTCGCGGTGCGCGGGGCCCAGGAGGCGCGGGAGATCGGGAAGCCGGTCAACGCGGGTTAG